Sequence from the Mytilus galloprovincialis chromosome 10, xbMytGall1.hap1.1, whole genome shotgun sequence genome:
ATTGATCGTTGCAGATTTGGAagaaagaaatctctgtatttAGCTATAATAATATTGATTGGTTCTGCGTTTGGAGTGTGTTGGTCGTCTAGTTATATTACATTCGTTATACTGGAGTTCATCATTGGAGCTGCCAACCATGGAGCTTTCATGATATGTTGCGTTCTTGGTGGGTAAATCTATTatagatctatatatatatattttctacatATAAGTATTTTGTTAACTTGACGACTTAGAATTATCATTACCCTGGTATAAATGTTTCGTATgtttaatacataaaattgagaatggaaataggaaacatgtcaacgagacaacaaccggaccaaagagcagacaacagccgaaggccaccaatgggtcttcagcgcagcgagaaaatcccgtacccggaggttacgtatatattatgtatattgtgttaatatgtaaaataatcCAGATACCAACATGTATTGTGATGGAAGACCATGGTTGATAATTACTTTTACCTCGATGTTTGTCAACAGGCTTAGAGATGGTAGGACCGTCAAAGAGGAACTGGGCTGGGATTGTCATACACATGTTCTTTGCAGTAGGACTTGTTTACCTTGCTGGAATGGGATACTTTCTACGGAATTGGCAACATGTTGGATTGGCCATTGCAGCTCCATGCGTATTGTTTCTTTGTTATTGGTGGTATGTTTAACTACATTTGTTCATACAAGTATATAAGATAAGGAGGTGTGAAATGATGGACAATTATGCATACTTGCCTTGGTCCTAGAGAAAAAAGTGGTTTGTGCAGATCATTTCTCTGTTCAGCTAGAAAACCATTTCACAGGAAAAActtctttttgttatattattttcattgacTTTTCAGTATCAGAAAAATTCATTTGAGTTCTAAACAAGGAGAGAGGTGaaaaaagtaaagtaacaaaTACCGAACTACaagaataaaaatcaaaacagaaagacTCTTATCAAACCgcaaaatcaaaaattcaaacacatcaaacgaatgaaaaacaactgtctttTCTGACTTGATGCAGGCatttaatgtaaataaattgTCAGAAAATGGCTTAAACATACACGAGTGGCATGGCATCTGATATGTTCCGAAAATGAGGTTTCCTCATATTGACAAAGTAAAATATCAGCTGAGAGTAAGAAAATGAACTCTTGTTGTGGTGAAGATTTTAGAGCAAAGATATTtcaatatatgtgacgtatactTCAGGTTACGTTGGAATGAAAAGAATATACTAAATTATAAAAGCAAACCATTTTTTCAAGAAGAACAAACAACAATAGGATCGAAAGATATTGACAAGACACAAtgataatgaatatttttttcaagaatccACAGGTACATTTGTTTATAAAAGAACATTTGACAGATAGAAAGTACGTTACAAATTTCTATTCAAAGGATCATACCAGAATCCCCAAGATGGCTGCTTAGTAGAGGTAGACATGACGAAGCAGTAACGATTTTAAAGAAAGTAGCATTAACAAATAAAGCAAATATTCCAGAAAAATTACTGCAGATTCAGGATGAACCCGACCCACATGGAAATTTATGGCATCTATTTTCATCAAAGGTGCTCTTTGTCAGAACaatgattatttttctaaattgGTAAGTATTTTGTAGAATTTGAATGCTCTCTTCCTTGTTATGATGAGATGGAaacacttaaggtggtacctaacactacagggagataactctgtaaagtcagctaaacgttttaattacgttgtgttgtaaaacgAATATTAAGcctctcaatgatcaaaattgatgtttgtcaaactgctatataaccagtgtaatttttctgacaaatcggttggttaaattttttttgaaatttttatatttttgttaaagggtcaaagtaagtactttatgaaaattaaacgagccaaattaattttagtaaaagtgttgggtaccaccttaaatcagtTCTAGACATAAAATTAACGACATGTAAATAATGGACCGATTTTTACTATTTGTGTTGGTTAAAGGACAGATGATCATGGAAAAAAAGATCCGAAAACTATAAATATACGATGTTTGCAAAGAcctgaatttaaagaaaaaattgcgGAAAATTATCTCGCAATGAAATTTGAAACGTTATCTCTCTAGAACGTACCACACCTTTGGGAGAAATGaataaatgcaatatttaaaCTTTTCGAAAATACTCTAAATACTTTTAGacatatttataaaagaaaaccactAGAAAAATCCAGAATCATTGAATACTtattttacaaagaaatttaCAAGAAAgaggacgaaatataccagagggacaatcaaactcataaatcgaaaataaactgaataaTTGTACAATATAACTTAAAATGCACTCCAATGTATCTACCCTGCATGTGAAATATTATATAATCtgactctctctctctctttccaGGGCAGTTGTTAGTCTAATGTATTATGGTGTAACTATGAATGTTGGAAATATGGGAGGAGATTTTTATCTAAACTTTTTCTTACTAGCATTAATAGAATTTCCTGCATATAGTATATGTATATACCTGGTAGATAAGATTGGAAGGAAGAAACTGCATTGTGGGTGTATGTTGTTAGGAGGGTTTGCGTGCGCATCAacgatatttacagttttatttggAGGGAAAAGTAAGTGTTTGGgttatctttttatttcatgCTAAGATTTAAGTAATACAACAGGTACATGTATCAACATGCATGttcatttatattcaaaacaaaaaataaatttgtttacaaattccACTTGAAAAATGATCTTTGGAAGTCCGCTTACTAGtattataagataaaaaaaaatgatttcataaaATGCATATTCAATTAAAACAGAGATAgtgtaaaatgttatatttgacaaaagataaaaataaacatgGTATAATCAATAATTGCCGATAGAAAAGTGATTACTAGGAGGCAATGGCATATTCATTTTTAGTTGGAATATAGTTTgctctttaatagttatcccataaggacgcggtgtgtcagtgtaagatcatcccgatagccggaggccagagggtgatcttacactgacacaccaagtccgaatgggataactattttacatcccagctgatTAAGaatagacgaaaaaccatttacaattcataaaatctagtttagaacgccacacacccattataatatactttaaatATTACTATaggatgtataccctttatgacccccaaacacgatgagtagatatcaaataatgtcaactcgccccactggccaatcggcccacactatatcgccactttatgaaaaaatcgccccactcttgtaaccgactcgccaaactttaaaaaagtgtaaaatcaaattgaacaatcagtctgacaactcatttatttaacgaaaagggtttaaaccccactgagtaaaggtctgccaactcgccccagttataaaaatatcttgcttcctttaagtatgttaaatttctgatagttcgtatccagtcgtcctggtgtagtggtatgtgtcgtggcttgatatgctaaaggtcttgagttcgaaccccagcatatacactggatttttttctacctgaattttgatagatagtcttctccgtataattaattataagttttatactgaatttgtcattcccgccaaaatgttacagaacaaaggaaagcatgcataacaaagaaacttaaactggggtgatctggtggggtgatccggctcagatcaccccagttagaacaaaggagctgggatgtaagatTTTGATCTTTATTGtagatctcttttttttttaaataattcggATCAGCttttaaattaacttattttagttgttttacattaaatatacacATCTATAGTATATGTATGTCAAGATGTCTATACATAACTGAATTCACATTATatccactgggtcgatgccacccATGCATACTGGGAGATGATATTATTAGCCTAGTATTCAGCACTACTGTGTTGACATGCATTTTCATTAATATGGTCCTATAATTTCGTTATGAGGAAATATTCGAATCACAGGCTTATTACACGCTAAACTTTAGTTATACGTACAATGTATATTATGTTCGTATACAAACTGTCAATATTTTGTATGTCCTTTTATGTTGAAATTCTAGGCTAAGATAGTCCCGAATTATtcaaaaacattattaaaattatGGATCTCGGAAGAGAGAATGAGGCTAAATTATATTGTATTTGTGCATGCGCATTGTATTTCAAATTGAGAACTacaattttatctttatctttaaccATGACAACAGCTCTAGAGCCACTTACCTTAGCGTTAGCCATAGTTGGAAAGCTAGGTGCTAGTGGAGctttttgtgtcatatatgtCTTCTCAGCCGAGTTGTACCCAACAGTTGTAAGGAATGCTGGAATGGGAGCCAGTTCGTGTATAGCACGTATTGGTGGAATGCTAGCTCCATACGTAGCAAAATCTGTAAGTATATTGTTAAATGTACgtagtaccaaaaaaaaaataatcatttcaaaacaaaatattttttcctgATACTATCATTTCAGTTTTTAATACTATCATTATTTTACTTTCATATGAGAAAGGCGCAATTAAAaattagaggctctaaagagcctgtgtcgctcaccttggtctatgtgaatattgattaaaggaagcagatggatcatgacaaaattgtgttttggtgatggtgatgtgtttgtatatcttactttactaaacagtcttgctgcttacaattatctctatctataattgatttttatagttcgttcttatgttgtactgttataccactatcccaggttagggggaggggggatcccgctaacatgtttaactccgccacattatttatgtatgtgcctgttctaagtcaggatcctgtaattcagtggtcgtcgtttgtttatgtgttacatatttgtttttcggtcacttttttacataaataaggccgttagttttcttgtttgaattgttttacattgtcttatcggagcctttaatagctcactatgcggtatgagctttgctcattgttgaaggccgcacggtgacctatagttgttaatgtctgtgttattttggtcttttgtggatagttgtctcattggcaatcataccacatcttcttttttatattggccaagtagtttcagtggaaaatgttaaaaacaaattacaaattttatgaaaattgttaaaaattgactataaaggacaataactccttagggggtcaattgaccatttcggttattaagttgacttatttgtaaatcttactttactgaacattattgctgtttactgtttatctctatctataataatattcaagataataaccaaaaacagcaaaatttccttaaaattatcaattcaggggcagcaacccaacaacgggttgtccgattcatctgaaaatttcaaggcagagagattttgacctgataaacaattttaccaccatgtcatatttgctttaaatgctttggtttttttgagttataagccaaaaactgcattttacccctatgttctattttttgccatggcggccatcttggttggttggccaggtcaccggacacattttttaaactagatacccaaatgatgattgtggccaagtttagtttaatttggcctagtagtttcagagaagaagatttttgtaaaagttaacgacgacggacgcaaagtgatggggaAAAGCTCAAAAGGAACACACTCAGGTTTGTAAAagtggggcgaaagataccagagggacattcaaactcatagatcgaaaataaactgacaatgccatggctaaaaatgaaaaagacaatacGGCTGTTCTCAGGTGCTACAGAAGGGAGACAAGTagataaaaattatatttgacagcacattgacctatacatttgtaaacaaaatactttTTCCTGATACTAACATTTCAGTTGTATTAtcgtattttaaaagaaacacactcaagtttgtaaataaaggcaacagtagtataccgctgttcaaaactcataaatccatggacaaaaaacaaaatcggggtaacaaactaaatctgagggaaacgcattaaatataagaggagaacaacgacacaacattcaaatgtaacacacacagaaatggacTAAGCATAAGGCAAAATcttatgagaaaaacaaatataacaccaaaaccaaatacatgtaaaagagggacgaaagataccagagggacatccaAACTTGTagatcgacaataaactgacactaacaatgccatggctaaaaacaaagagacagacaaacaatagtacaagaCACAACATGAAAAGCTcaagacaaagcaacacgaaccccatcacaAATTGgtggtgatctcatgtgctccggaagggagaCAAGTAGATATACAAAACAAAGGGAGATCTGATATGATAGCACATTGGCCCTGTACATgtgtaaaggttttttttattggagAGTAAATTAAGGCAGTTgttaccgatgttcaaatttcAGAAGACAATAATCATGAGAACAAACAGAAACTTCAAATAATGCTAGACAGGTTGCGTCGTCAGAGTTAACAGGACATGCTATACATGCATCACCCGTCATGTGTATTAACATTTTGGCAACATGTTAACACGAATGATAAGTTTACACAAGCAGTACGCGTGCTTTTGAAAAAGAAGGGGAAATAATCGATACCAAAggtgaacaaaacaaaactatataataTTTGACCATGCAACTTATAGGGCCTAAATAGAACGGTAAACCTTATGTTTACTTTTCCAAGAACTATAAATTATATCTTGAGCTAACGCTAAGACTATAGGCAACACTTTTGGTACAGAAACTAGTATTTTGGGATGTTTCCTCattatttaatcatttttaaagCTGTTCTAACGAAAACAAAAGTATACTtaaatttatttgcaaaataatatttcttttttcgtTATTACTGTTattctttatatcttttatttttggttAAGTGAAATTTTCTACAAATATTCATATAGGGAGAATTAGTTGATGGTAAGTTTGGAAAAGCATTACCATTAGTAATATTTGGGGCAGCTTCAGTATTTGCTGGTTTGATGTGCCTTTTACTACCCGAGACCTTGAATCAAAGACTTCCAGAGACGATAGAGGATGGCAACAGATTTGGCAGGTAAAGAATTTTGGCGATAAAGAACAATTGCTTAATTGAAGACTTGATTCTTGgcatataaaacaattcaaacatagAGTCGATTACAGAGCAGAAATAGCTCCTTATACATATATCCAAGAATCATGAACACCGTCAGTGTTGAAAGAATACTTCAAGAAACAAATACTGATTGGCATAGGCGTCCAGACTTTCAACACTAATCCTATATTACTGTACAATACGTAAAtacctaatacatgtaatagacaTGCATATAATGCATTCTTTTagggaaaataaaattaaaaagataccgaactccgagaatcattttaaacagaaaatcccgaaacaaatgacaaaaactaactcatcaaacgaattgataaaaaCTGTAacattcctggcttggtacaggcaaaGGGTGATTGAACGTTTTCAGACGGTATTTCTCTGATAAACGGAAGATAACTCAATGTGAACTTTGTTCCATCTAACATAGTAGACATTCACACAAATACATTATCGTGAATGTATATAGGTATGATACGTACGACAATTATGGACGTCTCAATTAGGTACGATATGTAGGAAACTtatgaaaagtgttaaaaatttGGACGTCTATATTGATAAGTTTTGATTCTTTGATGTCTTCTTACAACGCATACAATTTTAGTTAATCCCATATCTGTACAATAGTATGTGGGAGTATCAAATAACATAACTTGATACTCAATGACCTCTTATTATTGACATGAGTGGAAAAGCAAAAGATTCTATCATCTtgataaaatcatatatattatcggtaagggagctaccatttgatttttatgggggggctaggatgaaatttgaaaaaaataggcaggacaggagttttgagtaaaaaaaaaaggcaggatgagacacttgcaaaaaaaaaagtcaggacgacaatttaggtagaAAAAAGTCaggaaaaactaaaaaaaaaaggcaggaccgaacagagtgaaaaataaaaaggcaggacagagattacagctaaaaaaaaatgcaggacaacatttttcatcctagcccccccataaaaatcaaatggtagctcccttatatagGCGAGTTTAATTTATTGTTGTGCTCTCTATTGACACTTTTGATTAATAATAATTGGAACAAAAACGAAACAAAGATAATATCTAACACAAATACTTGATTTTAGGCATCATGGtactttgtgttaaaattttcacCAGCAAAATACTACTAACAAAGTACTTTTATCAACATTCTAATGATATCTTAGTAAAATGTTCGAAATGAAGATCAGAAATATTTAGACCATTTATTCTTTAACGAAATCCGGTTCAATAAACAAACCAACACTGTACGTGCAGGATATCACACAAATGCACTGTATTGTTATCACTTACCTGACAATCTCATATATTGTATATGAGGCATCGGTGGCCTATGTACTTCTACTGCTGTAATCACTACCCTGTCAACAATGAGGTTGTGAGTCCGAACCTCGCACGGGCGGATGTAATCGACTCCCATCTTatttgactaggattgacagttttcctatcgaagctCGGTAATTTTTTTCCGTGCAATCCGTCTTCCTCCACAAAACAAacctggccgccacgaaataccCAAAAAGTGCCGTTAAAACACCAACTATCAATCGATCATATATGTTATAGCTACACATCAATTTGGAGTACTACATAACCATtctattttttattctttcagaggtaatgattacaatgattccACAACTATCGTAGAAAAGTACACATCAAAAAAGGAGAAACAACTTGTATCATCTGAGTCCTTGTAAAACCTAAAACATTGCCGGACATTTTGGTGCATTTGTAGCCGTTCTCTTACCATATTCAGTAAATGATAGTCATGTGAAAAACAGGAAAAAGAATCCGTAGATGTTGCGTTTTTGTGACGATAGACTGATGctattatataataaataatagtttaaaagacaaatgtcttTCCCCTTTTTATCTAAGTACTTTTAAACGGCTCAAAAACGATCgattatttgaaaatatgtctAATCAATTCAACATGGAATAACTTgttcatactttttttatttttcaaatctaaATATTGTTCTGTTATACTAGAATATAATAGCGACAAGGAACGAAACAGAATCAGATGACGTCACGAAAAGTAATTTATATGTATCCCGAGcagaaaaatattattattctcTTACTCAATGCAATAGTAGAACTTATATTTTTCTATACTTCGATGTTATTCTTCATTTTTCCTGTAAACTTACTGTGATATTACTTTTAAAACTGTTGATGaacatcaaatttaattaaagttCACACGTATTCAAAATTCGAACATATGCAGATCAAAACATATGGTAAAAATATAATGATCTGTGTTCTAATTGTGATGTACTTGTATGTGTACAAAAGcaaaatttcaaacataaaacACTAAATTGTTATACACATTTAAAATTGAATCATTTGACCTCTTCTAATACCTGATTGTACGCCACAGCTAATTTTTGCACATTCAAGAAATTCTAAACCGTAGTGTAGAATGACTTTTGTTATCATAATTTTTTAACCGTTTTTCAAAAAAACTAACGGAAAATTTTAAATACTGTACATaagctttaaaatataaaacttcatAATTTGATCTTtctcattgattttttttcttcttttgagtTTCTTAAGAATAATATGAAATGAAGTGAAGTACATTATGATTAAGTACATATTAATAGTCGACATAATTACATCTACTTGAAATGAATGGGGTTTTTAAAATATAGGGTAAATATTTGCTATGTAATTGTATATAACGATATATACCCATAGAatagatatatatgaaacaaATTCATACTTGTCATTCCTTATTTAAGTTAGAGAGCATTTGGTTATAATTGTATCAAAGGTTTCATTtagataatatttatttcataacTGTGCAATCCATAATATCAGAAGATATACATTTACTGTTTGTCAATAAAAAGGgcaaatctatttatttttttttttttttttcatttttgcattaAACATTCACCTAAATAATTTCTAACCCAAGGGTCTTCTAGAATAAAACATTAGATTAAATTACAAATATCAATTTTGCGTTTTTCTGATTAAGCTATTGaattaaaatgtttctttttatgcccacctacgatagtagaggggcattatgttttctggtctgtggcttcgttcgtccgtccgtccgtccgtccgtccgtccaggttaaagtttttggtcaaggtagtttttgatgaagctgaagtccaatcaacttgaaacttagtacacttgttgcttatgagatgatctttctaatttttaagccaaattagacttttgactctaatttcacggtccattgaacatagaaaatgaaagtgggagtttcaggttaaagtttttggtcaaggtagtttttgatgaagctgaagtccaatcaacttgaaacttagtacacttgttgcttatgatatgatctttctaattttactgccaaattagataattacccaatttcacggtccatggaacatggaaaaggatagtgcgagtggggcatccgtgtactttggacacattcttgtttatggaTAATTTTaccgtcatgtaatgttgtcattttagtgttagtTTACATTGcaattaaagtgcgaggtttggctagccacaaaaccaggttcaacccaccatttttttcttaaaatgtcctgtgtcaagtcaggaaaatggcagttgttatcttatagttcgatTCTAGGTGTGTTGCAaagtcgtttgttttttgttgcacttcagtggtTCTATTGTTTCGttgatttcctcttatagttgatgtgtttccctctgttttagtttgaaacccggatttcTCTCAGTAGATTTATTTcctttgaacagatgtatactagtactactgttgcttttatttaaccTGTAAAACAATAGACGCAATCCAGaattttctatcaaataaaagaatTTGCTGTAGAAACTGGTTTTATGCGAATAAAAGTAGTTTAGGTGTTGGTTTAATGGCAGTTTTACATGATTTTCCAAATTGAAAACAAGGCTCTTGCGTAATGATATACATGTCTTTCAACATCGAAACTACGATTGATAACCTTCTAAAAAGTATTAAGACTACTGAACGCCAAGGTAAATtaaagaagggggggggggaaaGAAGGGAAAgtccataaaaagtaaaatcacaaaaataatgaactccgaggaaaattcaaaacggaaagtcccttatcaaatggcaaaatcaaaagctcaatcacatcaaacaaacgaataacagctgtcatattcccgactaggatggtggattgaacctagttctatagctagctaaacctctccgatgtatgacagtcgcttcaaattccattataatgacaacgatgcgggaacaaaataaacagacaaaaggtaaacatgtacaaaatacaGTATTCAACATTGTGTAAATCATACGCTATCAACTAACCAAAagagtgagaaaaaaaaatccgcaaTTTTTTTCTGCTTGAGTACATGTATTTTCCGAAGAAAATGGTGAGTTAATCCTGGTTGTATAGTTAGGTATGCTTTCCACTATGATGACAAATGTTACTTTTAAGTTTCAAAGAAATGAAAGTTGATAAAAACCTCGTTTTTCAACTGAGAGTGTTCTAACTGAACACGACAATGATTATTAATATCATAtccattttgaaaaaaacttggttattaaaatgcaaaaaacaagaaatatatgTTATATCAGTTATTACTATTATTGCACATTGTACATATAtctctatattaaaaaaaacaaattcacatCTCTTTcacacaaataaaaaatgtataaaataaaaacatccaAAGTTGGTCCACATTTCTTCTATACAAAActtttcaacaaaatataaaaaagtcttTACAACTATGTTTCAGTCACCTGATTGTCATACTACTAGCTTAAGTCGTAATACTGTAAATTAAATATGAACGAAATACCATCCTATACAACTATGCGTATACATCATGTTCGTTGGCCCGAATGTTGACATTCTGTCCATCTATATTCTGTCTACAGCCTAGATGCTATGCGTCTTATTGTCATCTTATAGAAAAAACGTCCACTTAAAGTCTTATGATACTTCAATTGTCGTCCTTGAGAAAACAACCACGCATTCAAGTTAAACAACAGTCAACGAATTTTTCAACTGTGTTCCTCTTtgttcgttttttttaatttctattagTCAATCTATCTGGAATTTTATTGTCTGTTCTCTTAACAGGTTTACTACATATATGTATATCACAATATTCCCATTCTATTTTAGATTTAGTTGTATAGCACCATGGTCTATTTCTCTTCATCTTGGACGGATTCCTACAGTAGTTATGTTCCCCTAGTCCATCCGGGTCTGTTTGTAATGTACCTTTTGGTATAACTTTATGTTGATGCGGATACTGTAAATTCCAGTTCTGGCATGTTATACCACTAAATGTGTGAGCTAGTGTACCTCGG
This genomic interval carries:
- the LOC143047389 gene encoding organic cation transporter protein-like codes for the protein MKFDDILMKLGEFGFYQKRLYVLLCMPAILVGSFMMNLVFVMKTPEHRCKLPQLDNDTYEITSEYQRHLINITIPESDDETIEYDRCHYYVYPFGESPSRQNATKITCTEWVYDKSVITQSFASEMHLVCQDTLLTSHAQMIFYFGVLVGDLLFGILADTFGRKKSLYLAIIILIGSAFGVCWSSSYITFVILEFIIGAANHGAFMICCVLGLEMVGPSKRNWAGIVIHMFFAVGLVYLAGMGYFLRNWQHVGLAIAAPCVLFLCYWWIIPESPRWLLSRGRHDEAVTILKKVALTNKANIPEKLLQIQDEPDPHGNLWHLFSSKVLFVRTMIIFLNWAVVSLMYYGVTMNVGNMGGDFYLNFFLLALIEFPAYSICIYLVDKIGRKKLHCGCMLLGGFACASTIFTVLFGGKTLEPLTLALAIVGKLGASGAFCVIYVFSAELYPTVVRNAGMGASSCIARIGGMLAPYVAKSGELVDGKFGKALPLVIFGAASVFAGLMCLLLPETLNQRLPETIEDGNRFGRGNDYNDSTTIVEKYTSKKEKQLVSSESL